A single genomic interval of Microbacterium hydrocarbonoxydans harbors:
- a CDS encoding AMP-binding protein, producing MSDPDLAGALALAEYAQGEAAVLSDAERWPTIDREGSARLSRWRAHPDAPHWTHATGDRLTAEQVERVRRPLPIDGWLEEHLATARRTLRYRGMPAGSALEEHPTISRTDLVDDLAAFVPLDADLSRMLHGTSSGSTGAALLIPDDVEEVARGFHLLLSLAERAGATVVADGERMAVANLVFQRQAFTYVSVISSFAHRAMARLNLHPSAWPEPAARTRFLADADPQILSGHPTSLAELLDAGLDSALHPAVVFSGAMALSAPLRARLEAAFACPVIDVYGLHETRPIAARADAGPFRILDRRVHVEVLDPRRDVAVSPGEMGEIVVTAGENPLLPLVRYRTGDHGRLVTLADGTQGIADLEGRENTRFLAADGTLVPCVELTQQLQSHGAEGWSIAQDSDGEISATIVAGDQRAIRTALHVLLGQPLTVRRVARPIDLGEGKPRRYRSAVPD from the coding sequence GTGAGTGACCCGGACCTCGCGGGAGCGCTGGCGCTCGCGGAGTACGCGCAGGGGGAAGCCGCGGTGCTGTCGGATGCCGAGCGCTGGCCGACGATCGACCGGGAGGGGTCGGCGCGGCTGTCGCGCTGGCGCGCGCATCCCGACGCCCCGCACTGGACCCATGCCACCGGCGACAGACTGACCGCCGAGCAGGTGGAGCGGGTGCGCCGGCCGCTCCCGATCGACGGCTGGCTCGAGGAGCACCTCGCCACGGCCCGCCGCACGCTGCGGTATCGCGGGATGCCCGCCGGCTCGGCGCTCGAGGAGCATCCCACGATCTCCCGCACCGACCTCGTCGACGACCTGGCGGCGTTCGTCCCTCTCGACGCCGATCTCTCCCGGATGCTCCACGGCACGAGCTCCGGGTCGACCGGTGCCGCCCTGCTGATCCCGGACGACGTCGAGGAGGTCGCGCGCGGCTTCCACCTGCTCCTGAGCCTCGCCGAACGCGCCGGAGCCACCGTCGTCGCGGACGGTGAGCGGATGGCGGTCGCCAACCTCGTCTTCCAACGGCAGGCGTTCACGTACGTGTCGGTGATCTCCAGCTTCGCGCACCGGGCGATGGCACGGCTCAACCTGCATCCCTCGGCGTGGCCGGAGCCGGCCGCCCGTACCCGCTTCCTCGCCGACGCCGACCCGCAGATCCTCAGCGGACACCCGACGAGCTTGGCCGAGCTGCTGGATGCAGGGCTCGATAGCGCCCTGCATCCCGCGGTCGTCTTCTCCGGGGCGATGGCCTTGTCCGCTCCGTTGCGTGCACGGCTGGAGGCGGCCTTCGCCTGCCCGGTCATCGACGTCTACGGCCTGCACGAGACGCGCCCGATCGCGGCGCGCGCCGACGCCGGTCCGTTCCGGATCCTCGACCGCCGGGTGCACGTCGAGGTGCTGGACCCCCGGCGGGACGTCGCCGTCTCGCCCGGAGAGATGGGCGAGATCGTGGTGACGGCGGGGGAGAACCCGCTCCTGCCTCTGGTGCGATACCGCACCGGCGACCACGGACGTCTGGTGACGCTCGCCGACGGCACACAGGGCATCGCCGATCTCGAGGGCAGGGAGAACACGCGTTTCCTGGCCGCGGACGGCACTCTCGTGCCGTGTGTGGAACTGACCCAGCAGCTGCAGTCGCACGGCGCGGAGGGCTGGTCGATCGCGCAGGACTCCGACGGCGAGATCAGTGCGACGATCGTCGCAGGCGACCAGCGCGCGATCCGCACCGCACTGCATGTCCTGCTCGGGCAGCCGCTGACGGTGCGTCGGGTCGCGCGGCCCATCGACCTCGGCGAGGGGAAGCCGCGCCGCTACCGCAGCGCCGTCCCCGACTGA
- a CDS encoding VOC family protein, which yields MSGLIPYLLFPGNAAEALEHYRSVFGGDLQLLDYAHAGRHDGPGDAIAHGQLSGPVELAGADAGADDDAVQMNGMFLSLLGTADASTLTSWFDRLAVQGRVIDALQKRPWGDYDGTLVDRYGIRWLIGFHDED from the coding sequence ATGAGCGGACTGATCCCGTACCTGCTGTTCCCCGGCAACGCCGCAGAGGCGCTCGAGCACTATCGCTCGGTCTTCGGCGGCGACCTGCAGCTTCTCGACTACGCACATGCCGGGCGTCACGACGGTCCCGGTGACGCGATCGCGCACGGGCAGCTGTCGGGTCCGGTCGAGCTGGCAGGAGCGGATGCCGGTGCCGACGACGACGCCGTGCAGATGAACGGCATGTTCCTCTCGCTGCTGGGCACCGCGGACGCCTCGACGCTCACCAGCTGGTTCGACCGGCTCGCCGTGCAGGGGCGCGTCATCGATGCGCTGCAGAAGCGCCCGTGGGGCGACTATGACGGTACGCTCGTCGACCGCTACGGAATCCGCTGGCTCATCGGATTCCACGACGAGGACTGA
- a CDS encoding pyridoxal phosphate-dependent aminotransferase, which translates to MTERAPLSRKLSAIAESATLKVDAKAKALKAEGKPVISYAAGEPDFATPQFIVDAAAEALADPASYRYTPAPGLPALREAIAAKTLRDSGLEVSPSQVIVTNGGKQSVYQAFQAVVNPGDEVLLPAPYWTTYPEAIRLADGTPVEVFAGADQEYKVTVEQLEAARTERTTVLVFVSPSNPTGSVYTAEETRAIGEWALEHGIWVISDEIYQNLTYEGTTATSIVEAVPDLAGQTILVNGVAKTYAMTGWRVGWMVGPADAIKIAGNLQSHLSSNVNNVAQKAAIAALNGPQAEAEQFREAFDRRRRLIVSELSKIDGLVVPNPLGAFYVYPDVQGLLGRTWGGVTPTTSLELADLILDQAEVAVVPGEAFGPSGYIRMSYALGDDQLLEGVQRLQRLFS; encoded by the coding sequence GTGACCGAACGCGCTCCCCTCTCTCGCAAGCTGTCCGCCATCGCCGAATCGGCGACCCTGAAGGTCGATGCGAAGGCGAAGGCCCTCAAGGCCGAAGGCAAGCCCGTCATCTCGTATGCCGCCGGTGAGCCCGATTTCGCGACGCCGCAGTTCATCGTGGATGCGGCCGCCGAGGCGCTCGCCGACCCTGCGAGCTACCGGTACACCCCCGCTCCCGGTCTGCCGGCGCTGCGTGAGGCGATCGCGGCCAAGACACTGCGCGACTCCGGTCTCGAGGTCTCCCCCAGCCAGGTCATCGTGACCAACGGGGGCAAGCAGTCGGTCTACCAGGCCTTCCAGGCCGTCGTGAACCCCGGCGACGAGGTACTCCTCCCTGCGCCGTACTGGACCACCTACCCCGAGGCGATCCGCCTCGCCGACGGCACCCCGGTGGAGGTCTTCGCCGGTGCCGACCAGGAGTACAAGGTCACGGTCGAGCAGCTCGAGGCCGCCCGCACCGAGCGCACCACGGTGCTCGTGTTCGTCTCCCCGTCGAACCCGACCGGCTCCGTCTACACCGCCGAAGAGACCAGGGCCATCGGCGAGTGGGCGCTCGAGCACGGCATCTGGGTGATCTCGGACGAGATCTACCAGAACCTCACGTACGAGGGCACGACGGCCACCTCGATCGTCGAGGCGGTTCCCGATCTCGCCGGCCAGACGATCCTCGTCAACGGAGTGGCGAAGACGTACGCGATGACGGGCTGGCGGGTGGGCTGGATGGTCGGCCCCGCCGACGCGATCAAGATCGCGGGCAACCTCCAGTCGCACCTCTCGAGCAACGTCAACAACGTCGCGCAGAAGGCCGCGATCGCGGCCCTGAACGGTCCGCAGGCCGAGGCGGAACAGTTCCGTGAGGCCTTCGACCGCCGCCGCCGCCTCATCGTCTCCGAGCTGTCCAAGATCGACGGCCTCGTCGTGCCCAACCCGCTCGGTGCCTTCTACGTCTACCCGGATGTGCAGGGGCTGCTCGGACGCACCTGGGGTGGAGTCACGCCGACGACCTCGCTCGAGCTGGCCGACCTCATCCTCGATCAGGCCGAGGTCGCGGTCGTGCCGGGAGAGGCGTTCGGCCCCTCCGGCTACATCCGCATGTCGTACGCGCTCGGAGACGACCAGCTCCTCGAGGGCGTGCAGCGGTTGCAGCGGCTGTTCTCCTGA
- the ald gene encoding alanine dehydrogenase codes for MKIGVPTEVKNNENRTALTPAGADRLVHEGHRVLVQSGAGVGSGISDDDYRTAGAEIVDTAAEAWGEAELVIKVKEPIAQEYGFLRPDLTLFTYLHLAADRPLTTALVDAGTTAVAYETVQLPDRSLPLLVPMSEIAGRLSVTMGSYSLMRSAGGRGVLLGGIAGTPRAKTVVIGGGVAGEHAAANALGLGSQVTVIDISLPRLRELEHRYGGALQTRASSRYDIAEELASADLVIGSVLIPGAAAPKLVTDDMVAAMKPGSVLVDIAIDQGGCFEGSRPTTHDDPTFAVHDSIYYCVANMPGAVPETATRALTNATLPYVSAIAGQGWDAAASADAALAKGLNVRDGRITLDAVARAHGFDAA; via the coding sequence ATGAAGATCGGCGTGCCCACAGAGGTCAAGAACAACGAGAACCGCACCGCGCTCACTCCCGCAGGCGCCGACCGCCTCGTGCACGAGGGCCACCGCGTGCTCGTGCAGTCGGGTGCGGGCGTCGGCTCAGGGATCTCCGACGACGACTACCGCACGGCCGGCGCCGAGATCGTCGACACCGCGGCTGAGGCCTGGGGCGAGGCGGAACTCGTGATCAAGGTCAAGGAGCCGATCGCCCAGGAATACGGCTTCCTTCGGCCCGACCTCACCCTCTTCACCTACCTGCATCTCGCCGCCGATCGCCCCCTCACCACGGCGCTGGTCGATGCGGGCACGACGGCCGTCGCCTACGAGACCGTGCAACTGCCCGACCGCAGCCTGCCGCTGCTCGTGCCGATGAGCGAGATCGCCGGGCGCCTCTCGGTCACGATGGGCTCGTACTCCCTGATGCGCTCCGCCGGAGGGCGCGGCGTGCTGCTCGGCGGCATCGCCGGCACCCCGCGCGCCAAGACGGTCGTGATCGGCGGCGGCGTCGCCGGAGAGCATGCGGCGGCGAACGCGCTCGGACTCGGCTCGCAGGTGACCGTGATCGACATCTCCCTCCCCCGACTGCGCGAGCTCGAGCACCGCTACGGCGGCGCCCTGCAGACCAGGGCGTCGAGCCGTTACGACATCGCCGAGGAGCTGGCGAGCGCCGACCTCGTGATCGGCTCGGTGCTGATCCCCGGTGCCGCTGCACCGAAGCTGGTGACCGACGACATGGTCGCCGCGATGAAGCCCGGCTCGGTTCTCGTGGACATCGCGATCGACCAGGGCGGATGCTTCGAGGGATCGCGTCCGACCACGCACGACGACCCCACCTTCGCCGTGCACGACTCGATCTACTACTGCGTCGCGAACATGCCCGGTGCCGTGCCCGAGACGGCCACCCGTGCCCTCACGAACGCCACTCTCCCGTACGTGTCGGCCATCGCCGGTCAGGGCTGGGATGCCGCGGCCTCCGCCGATGCAGCGCTGGCGAAGGGGCTCAACGTCCGTGACGGACGGATCACGCTGGACGCCGTCGCTCGCGCGCACGGGTTCGACGCGGCCTGA
- a CDS encoding Lrp/AsnC family transcriptional regulator, with amino-acid sequence METSSEASPSNTLRAPALDPIDARIVQLLSSDGRMTNAELAGHLGVAPSTAHARLRALVDRGVISGFHASVDERMLGAGLQAIIGVSLRPSARRESIVEFADRVRALPQVIQVFFLGGDDDFLLHIAVADSSEMREFVLEHLSAQSSVASTRTSIVFDYHRNSVAASFR; translated from the coding sequence ATGGAGACCTCATCCGAAGCCTCGCCGTCGAACACTCTTCGCGCTCCGGCGCTCGACCCGATCGACGCGCGGATCGTGCAGCTCCTGAGCAGCGACGGGCGCATGACGAACGCGGAACTCGCCGGCCACCTCGGCGTCGCACCCTCGACGGCCCACGCCCGGCTGCGGGCGCTGGTCGATCGCGGGGTCATCAGCGGCTTCCACGCGAGCGTCGACGAGCGGATGCTGGGCGCCGGGCTCCAGGCGATCATCGGCGTGAGCCTGCGACCCAGTGCGCGACGCGAGAGCATCGTCGAGTTCGCCGACCGCGTGCGGGCCCTGCCGCAGGTGATCCAGGTGTTCTTCCTCGGAGGGGACGACGACTTCCTGCTGCACATCGCGGTCGCCGATTCGTCGGAGATGCGCGAGTTCGTTCTCGAGCATCTGTCGGCGCAGAGCAGCGTCGCGTCGACCAGGACCAGCATCGTGTTCGACTACCACCGCAACTCGGTGGCGGCTTCCTTCCGCTGA
- a CDS encoding helix-turn-helix domain-containing protein, with product MSRVLDDAEMVAWLGRLSGGLWTRFGDDPAGATVPAWFAAEVLRLEGQVGMLQLSNFGTMKAHDPDAFEAALLRRPIGATMLYSTLQTAHTVTYDGGATEDEDIIIVGVANQGGERLHTASGVQFLSVGRMGFMSSLGASTVEHLGISDTTGVVVPVSAVPGYREVLAQGAATFPDSPLTRAAGASFGRMLFEWSRDPDQGAGAVAGTEASLIALVRGLFRQFPADGETDRASELRTEAARIIEQRHREPAFGIEELASDMHMSRRQLFRLFAGTEETVAGRLSRRRLVTAREELLAVPLQDLATVAARSGFADAAALRAQFSRHLGLSPRAFRHAARSRPPRLAEAMLLSDEQAGPPGGTPVPRSG from the coding sequence ATGAGCCGTGTGCTCGACGACGCGGAGATGGTTGCGTGGCTCGGCCGTCTCTCGGGCGGACTGTGGACGAGATTCGGCGACGACCCGGCCGGTGCGACCGTGCCCGCCTGGTTCGCAGCGGAGGTCCTGAGGCTCGAGGGACAGGTGGGGATGCTCCAGCTGTCGAACTTCGGAACGATGAAGGCGCACGATCCCGACGCGTTCGAGGCGGCCCTGCTCCGGCGTCCGATCGGCGCGACCATGCTCTACAGCACCCTCCAGACCGCCCACACCGTCACCTACGACGGCGGTGCCACCGAGGACGAGGACATCATCATCGTCGGCGTCGCGAATCAGGGCGGTGAGCGGCTGCACACCGCGAGCGGGGTCCAGTTCCTCAGCGTCGGGCGGATGGGCTTCATGTCGAGCCTGGGCGCCTCGACCGTCGAGCATCTGGGCATCAGCGACACCACGGGCGTGGTCGTTCCCGTCTCCGCTGTCCCCGGCTATCGCGAGGTGCTCGCACAGGGAGCTGCGACCTTCCCCGATTCGCCGCTCACCAGGGCGGCCGGCGCATCGTTCGGACGGATGCTGTTCGAATGGTCGAGGGACCCCGACCAGGGGGCCGGGGCCGTGGCCGGCACCGAGGCCTCGCTGATCGCCCTGGTTCGAGGGTTGTTCCGGCAGTTCCCCGCTGACGGCGAGACGGATCGCGCGAGCGAACTCCGCACGGAGGCCGCGAGGATCATCGAGCAGCGCCACCGCGAGCCGGCCTTCGGCATCGAGGAGCTCGCGTCCGACATGCACATGAGCAGGCGGCAGCTGTTCCGGCTCTTCGCGGGCACCGAGGAGACCGTCGCCGGTCGACTGTCGCGCCGACGCTTGGTGACCGCCCGCGAGGAGCTGCTGGCCGTACCGCTTCAGGACCTGGCCACGGTGGCCGCCCGGTCGGGCTTCGCGGATGCGGCAGCCCTGCGCGCGCAGTTCTCGCGTCATCTCGGACTCAGCCCCCGAGCGTTCCGGCATGCCGCCCGCTCGCGGCCGCCGCGGCTGGCGGAGGCGATGCTGCTCAGCGACGAGCAGGCCGGTCCACCCGGCGGCACCCCCGTGCCGCGCTCTGGGTGA
- the aceB gene encoding malate synthase A codes for MTTPTAPPTTTPIQTTQQGPAITITGPLRAHYDEILTPEAIAFLTELHHRFASRRHDRLADRMRRRFEIGNGHDPRFRDDTAHIRADAEWRVAGAGPGLEDRRVEITGPTDPKMTINALNSGARVWLADQEDATSPTWKNVIEGQLSLRDAIRGQLSFTSPEGKEYRVTAERTPTIVMRPRGWHLPEKHLQFTDRAGRRTAASGSLVDFGLYFFHNAQELIANGRGPYFYLAKIESSEEAKLWDDVFSFSEEYIGIPHGTIRATVLIETLPAAFEMDEILFELRDHCAGLNAGRWDYIFSIIKNYRGRGARFVLPDRSEVTMTVPFMRSYTELLVQTCHKRGAYAIGGMSAFIPNRRDPDVTARAIEKVTADKKREAGDGFDGTWVAHPDLIPTAQAEFDAVLGERPNQIDHTRPEVLVTASQLLDLHIGRPITAQGVRDNVSVAIRYLEAWLRGLGAVAIDNLMEDAATAEISRSQVWQWIHQDRSTEDGTAITAEFVEGLITQVLGEVDRHDGDRFDDAASVFREVALQEEFPAFLTLGAYSRFLVEEA; via the coding sequence ATGACCACTCCCACCGCACCTCCGACCACCACTCCCATCCAGACGACGCAGCAGGGCCCCGCGATCACCATCACCGGTCCGCTGCGCGCGCACTACGACGAGATCCTGACCCCCGAGGCCATCGCCTTCCTCACCGAGCTGCACCACCGGTTCGCCTCGCGCCGCCACGATCGGCTCGCCGACCGGATGCGCCGTCGGTTCGAGATCGGCAACGGCCACGACCCGCGGTTCCGCGACGACACCGCGCACATCCGTGCGGATGCCGAGTGGCGGGTCGCCGGCGCAGGGCCTGGGCTCGAGGACCGACGCGTCGAGATCACCGGACCGACGGATCCGAAGATGACGATCAACGCTCTCAACTCGGGCGCCCGCGTGTGGCTCGCCGACCAGGAGGACGCCACGAGCCCCACCTGGAAGAACGTCATCGAGGGCCAGCTCTCGCTGCGCGACGCGATCCGCGGTCAGCTCTCCTTCACCTCTCCTGAGGGCAAGGAGTACCGCGTCACCGCCGAGCGCACGCCGACGATCGTGATGCGCCCCCGCGGGTGGCACCTGCCGGAGAAGCACCTGCAGTTCACCGATCGGGCTGGCCGCCGCACCGCGGCATCCGGTTCGCTGGTCGACTTCGGGCTCTACTTCTTCCACAATGCGCAGGAGCTCATCGCGAACGGCCGCGGGCCCTACTTCTACCTCGCCAAGATCGAGTCGAGCGAAGAGGCGAAGCTCTGGGACGACGTGTTCTCGTTCAGCGAGGAGTACATCGGGATCCCGCACGGCACGATCCGCGCGACCGTGCTGATCGAGACGCTGCCCGCCGCGTTCGAGATGGACGAGATCCTCTTCGAGCTGCGCGATCACTGTGCAGGCTTGAACGCCGGACGCTGGGACTACATCTTCTCGATCATCAAGAACTACCGCGGCCGCGGCGCACGCTTCGTGCTCCCCGACCGCAGCGAGGTCACGATGACGGTGCCGTTCATGCGGTCGTACACCGAGCTGCTCGTGCAGACCTGCCACAAGCGGGGCGCCTACGCGATCGGCGGCATGAGCGCCTTCATCCCGAACCGACGCGACCCCGATGTGACGGCGAGGGCGATCGAGAAGGTGACGGCCGACAAGAAGCGCGAGGCCGGCGACGGCTTCGACGGCACCTGGGTGGCGCATCCCGACCTGATCCCGACCGCACAGGCGGAGTTCGACGCGGTGCTCGGCGAGCGACCGAACCAGATCGACCACACGCGCCCCGAGGTCCTGGTGACCGCATCGCAGCTGCTCGACCTGCACATCGGTCGACCGATCACCGCCCAGGGGGTGCGAGACAACGTCTCGGTGGCGATCCGGTACCTGGAGGCCTGGTTGCGGGGCCTCGGCGCCGTCGCGATCGACAACCTGATGGAGGACGCTGCCACGGCCGAGATCAGCCGCTCTCAGGTCTGGCAGTGGATCCACCAGGATCGCTCGACCGAGGACGGCACCGCCATCACCGCCGAGTTCGTGGAGGGCCTGATCACCCAGGTGCTCGGCGAGGTCGACCGACACGACGGCGATCGCTTCGACGACGCGGCGTCCGTGTTCCGCGAAGTCGCGCTGCAGGAGGAGTTCCCCGCCTTCCTGACGCTCGGCGCCTACAGCCGGTTCCTCGTCGAAGAGGCCTGA